From Maniola hyperantus chromosome 21, iAphHyp1.2, whole genome shotgun sequence, the proteins below share one genomic window:
- the Spec2 gene encoding CDC42 small effector protein homolog codes for MATTGSEMWLQWFACCYQPAAQAQRTARRRIDRSMIGAPTNFQHTGHIGSTDVDMPSSLLHSIQNQMQSKGGYEMPYGVKVY; via the exons ATGGCAACTACAGGCAGTGAGATGTGGCTGCAATGGTTCGCGTGCTGCTACCAGCCAGCCGCGCAGGCGCAGAGGACTGCTCGGCGGAGAATAGACAGATCTATGATCGGTGCGCCAACCAATTTTCAACATACAGGACACATAG GTTCCACGGACGTGGACATGCCGTCGTCGTTGCTGCACTCCATACAGAACCAGATGCAGAGCAAGGGCGGCTACGAGATGCCCTATGGTGTTAAG GTTTACTGA